Proteins encoded in a region of the Candidatus Obscuribacter sp. genome:
- the sucD gene encoding succinate--CoA ligase subunit alpha codes for MILVDKSTKVVVQGATGKMGGAHTKRMIDYGTNIVGGVTPGKGGETVHGVPVFDTVMQAVQKTGATCSVIFVPPYLALDAGYEALDAGIQLLVLITEGIPPLDTAKLAAAVKAKGAKLIGPNCPGIITPGQSLIGILPGSIFKSGPVGMVSKSGTLTYEIALALTESGFGQSTCVGTGGDPVKGLDYKEVLSMFEADPATEVIVMIGEIGGNAEEEAAAYIKQNIKKPVIGYIAGQTAPPGKRMGHAGAIISGGKGTAESKLEAFKANGVKVAMTPSEVAKQVAASLKTPAKA; via the coding sequence ATGATACTTGTAGATAAAAGCACAAAAGTTGTTGTCCAGGGCGCAACCGGCAAAATGGGCGGCGCTCACACAAAACGTATGATCGACTATGGCACCAACATCGTTGGCGGTGTCACCCCCGGCAAAGGCGGCGAAACAGTGCATGGCGTGCCAGTGTTTGACACAGTGATGCAAGCTGTACAAAAGACCGGCGCTACCTGCTCAGTCATCTTTGTACCTCCTTATCTGGCTCTCGATGCTGGTTACGAAGCACTCGATGCTGGCATCCAGCTACTCGTGCTAATTACCGAAGGCATCCCACCACTGGATACAGCCAAACTGGCAGCAGCTGTCAAAGCTAAAGGCGCCAAATTGATTGGACCTAACTGCCCTGGCATCATCACTCCTGGTCAATCGCTCATTGGTATTTTGCCAGGATCGATATTTAAATCAGGACCAGTCGGTATGGTCAGCAAATCTGGCACATTGACCTACGAAATCGCTCTGGCTCTGACCGAGAGTGGTTTTGGTCAATCCACTTGTGTGGGCACTGGCGGCGACCCCGTCAAAGGCCTGGACTACAAAGAAGTCCTCTCCATGTTTGAAGCTGACCCAGCTACTGAAGTAATCGTCATGATTGGCGAAATCGGCGGCAACGCTGAAGAAGAAGCAGCAGCCTACATCAAACAGAACATCAAAAAACCAGTAATTGGTTATATCGCTGGTCAAACAGCACCTCCCGGCAAACGCATGGGACACGCTGGCGCCATTATTTCAGGTGGCAAGGGTACTGCCGAATCCAAGCTCGAAGCATTTAAGGCTAACGGCGTAAAAGTGGCAATGACCCCCAGTGAAGTAGCTAAACAAGTAGCTGCCTCACTCAAAACTCCGGCCAAAGCATAA
- the ribD gene encoding bifunctional diaminohydroxyphosphoribosylaminopyrimidine deaminase/5-amino-6-(5-phosphoribosylamino)uracil reductase RibD, whose protein sequence is MASQSSHDQYMQMCLDLANKASGQTSPNPLVGAVVLDCDGNIVGQGYHERAGMPHAEPAALAVAGTKARGGTIYVNLEPCCHQGRTPPCADALIASGIKSVIVGTGDPFDKVQGGGLAKLRAAGISVTVGVMERECRYINRGFFKSVQKGLPWLELKLAATLDGRIADCDGLSRYVTSQKALEYVQKLRSEVDCIIVGARTARLDNPKLTVRMPDNSDSERQPLRAVIDPYLTTRPDSELARGGKTILYCLNESLGDAKHFDSDSIEIVPVSCIEGTIAKLSLTAVMQDLNKRGMRRVLSEGGGVLAGGLLDEDLVDQLYWFVAPKLLADQAASPAVASTERRCLPDAIMLEDLAVESYHPDFLFTALISGRAAFIHDSQP, encoded by the coding sequence TTGGCTAGTCAGTCAAGCCATGACCAGTACATGCAAATGTGCCTGGACCTGGCTAACAAGGCTAGTGGTCAGACCAGCCCCAATCCTCTTGTCGGCGCTGTGGTACTGGATTGCGATGGCAATATAGTAGGCCAGGGCTATCATGAGCGGGCCGGCATGCCTCATGCTGAGCCAGCGGCACTGGCGGTAGCTGGGACAAAAGCCAGGGGCGGTACTATATATGTCAATCTTGAGCCATGTTGCCACCAGGGTCGCACGCCGCCCTGTGCTGACGCGCTCATCGCTAGTGGCATAAAGTCTGTCATCGTAGGCACCGGGGATCCCTTTGATAAAGTGCAGGGTGGCGGGCTGGCCAAATTGCGTGCTGCTGGTATCTCTGTCACAGTCGGTGTGATGGAGCGTGAATGCCGCTATATCAACCGCGGCTTTTTTAAGTCTGTGCAAAAAGGCTTGCCCTGGCTGGAGCTAAAACTTGCTGCTACTCTTGATGGACGCATCGCAGACTGTGATGGACTGAGCCGTTATGTGACGTCGCAAAAGGCGCTAGAGTATGTGCAAAAGCTGCGCAGTGAGGTCGATTGTATTATTGTCGGCGCACGCACTGCCAGGCTTGATAATCCCAAATTGACTGTGCGTATGCCAGATAATAGTGACTCTGAGCGTCAACCGCTAAGGGCAGTTATCGATCCATATTTGACCACCAGACCTGATAGTGAGCTTGCCAGAGGAGGCAAGACGATACTGTACTGTCTCAATGAGTCATTGGGCGACGCTAAGCATTTTGACTCAGACTCAATAGAGATAGTGCCGGTATCTTGTATCGAGGGCACAATAGCCAAGCTCAGTCTGACTGCCGTGATGCAAGACTTAAACAAGCGTGGTATGCGCCGGGTACTCAGTGAAGGTGGGGGTGTCCTGGCTGGTGGACTTTTAGATGAGGACCTGGTAGACCAGCTTTATTGGTTTGTTGCACCAAAGTTATTGGCCGATCAAGCGGCATCGCCGGCGGTGGCGAGCACTGAGCGCCGCTGTCTGCCTGATGCCATCATGCTTGAAGACCTTGCTGTCGAGTCTTATCATCCTGATTTTTTATTTACAGCTCTAATTTCGGGTAGGGCTGCTTTCATTCATGATTCGCAACCTTAA
- a CDS encoding acyl-CoA desaturase has product MPRGLKWLDSDYFGVGVESVKSLPAQTNLSRWIPFLILHLLALPAFFMPVSPLAIGVCIFLYSIRMFAITAFFHRYFAHKCFKTSRLAQFIFAFWGGLAVQRGALWWAAHHRHHHKNSDKVGDVHSPVMRGFIWSHIGWITADCNMPTRYELIPDLTRYPELVFLNRFDWIPAAVLIITLYASGCLLQTYCPALHTSGLELLLWGFFVSTVVLFHCVCSINSLSHIFGNQRYETDDDSKNNFLLALITFGEGWHNNHHRYQSAARQGFYWWEVDLTYYVLKLFSLTGIIWQLRPVPDEAYTKSQDRKV; this is encoded by the coding sequence TTGCCACGCGGTCTTAAATGGCTTGATTCTGATTATTTTGGTGTCGGCGTGGAGTCCGTTAAATCTTTGCCGGCCCAGACTAACCTCAGCCGTTGGATACCATTTTTGATTTTGCATCTACTGGCTTTGCCAGCGTTTTTTATGCCTGTAAGTCCATTGGCAATAGGCGTTTGTATTTTCCTCTATAGCATCCGTATGTTTGCTATTACGGCATTTTTTCACCGCTACTTCGCCCATAAATGCTTCAAAACATCAAGGCTGGCACAATTTATTTTTGCTTTCTGGGGCGGTTTAGCTGTTCAGCGAGGAGCTCTGTGGTGGGCGGCTCACCACCGGCACCACCACAAAAATAGCGATAAGGTGGGTGATGTGCATTCGCCTGTGATGAGAGGCTTTATCTGGTCACATATTGGCTGGATTACTGCTGATTGCAACATGCCTACTCGTTATGAGCTGATTCCCGACCTGACTCGTTATCCTGAGCTGGTTTTTCTCAATAGATTTGACTGGATACCGGCGGCAGTCTTGATCATTACTCTCTATGCCAGCGGCTGTCTTTTGCAGACTTACTGTCCAGCTTTGCATACAAGTGGGCTTGAGCTGCTTCTCTGGGGCTTTTTTGTCAGTACAGTAGTGCTTTTCCATTGTGTTTGCTCAATTAATTCGCTCTCGCATATCTTTGGCAACCAGCGCTACGAGACTGATGACGATAGTAAGAACAATTTTTTGTTGGCGCTCATCACCTTTGGCGAGGGTTGGCACAATAATCATCACCGTTATCAATCAGCAGCTCGGCAGGGGTTTTACTGGTGGGAAGTGGATCTGACCTATTATGTCCTCAAGCTCTTTAGCCTCACTGGTATAATCTGGCAACTCAGACCAGTGCCCGATGAGGCTTACACTAAGAGCCAGGATAGAAAAGTATGA
- a CDS encoding citrate synthase family protein: MSQTEEKYLVGSQAAEFLGVKPATLYAYASRGQIESVPGNSGRERCYRLSDLIKLRQAARGVKTVRDNDQAIWTGPSIKSAITEITPEGHRYRGKLGLDLAHQEMTFEATAELLWDCEKPVVDWSGIEPFSLDPLLSQMPAGGKLECLDLLKLLLINCDMTYSLGINPAVEDVYDKARRLIVTMAWAVGLLNGRDRSVKYESASISELLARSLSHNPGNEHVRLINQALVLCADHELNASALACRIAASCDASLFSCLLSALGTFSGNLHGSASRRTEDIVSGSMAFDAVEDWLKHYLAEHESVAGFGTELYQEGDPRARLMLTSALAVNQTDASLLRLKAIVDVVQKELGLAPNLDVGLAAISYALALPPGSGSTIFAVSRTAGWIAHAMEQRLYGGVIRPRARYIGKVAQN, encoded by the coding sequence ATGTCACAAACAGAAGAAAAGTACCTTGTAGGCTCCCAGGCTGCCGAGTTTCTCGGGGTCAAGCCAGCTACACTCTATGCCTATGCCAGTCGCGGGCAAATTGAGAGTGTGCCAGGCAACAGTGGACGTGAGCGCTGCTATCGCTTGAGTGATTTGATTAAACTGCGCCAGGCTGCTCGCGGGGTCAAGACTGTCCGGGATAATGACCAGGCTATCTGGACTGGCCCATCAATTAAATCAGCAATCACTGAGATTACACCCGAGGGGCATCGCTATCGGGGCAAGCTGGGGCTGGATTTGGCTCACCAGGAGATGACTTTTGAAGCTACTGCAGAGCTACTCTGGGACTGCGAAAAACCAGTCGTTGACTGGAGTGGGATAGAGCCATTTTCTCTTGATCCACTTCTGTCGCAAATGCCAGCCGGTGGCAAGCTGGAGTGTCTGGATTTGCTCAAGCTTTTGCTCATAAATTGCGATATGACTTATTCGCTGGGTATCAATCCAGCCGTGGAAGATGTCTATGATAAAGCCAGGCGCCTCATTGTCACTATGGCATGGGCGGTGGGACTTTTAAATGGCAGAGACCGCTCGGTAAAGTATGAGAGTGCTTCTATTAGCGAGTTACTGGCCAGGTCACTGAGTCATAATCCAGGTAATGAGCATGTCCGCTTAATTAATCAAGCGCTGGTGCTTTGCGCTGATCACGAGTTAAACGCCTCCGCTCTTGCCTGTCGCATTGCTGCTTCTTGTGATGCTTCGCTATTTAGCTGTCTGCTCAGTGCGCTTGGTACATTTAGTGGCAATTTGCATGGCTCTGCCAGTCGCCGCACTGAGGATATCGTCAGTGGGTCCATGGCTTTTGATGCAGTCGAAGATTGGCTTAAGCACTATCTAGCCGAACACGAGAGTGTAGCCGGGTTTGGTACTGAGCTTTATCAGGAGGGAGACCCGAGGGCTCGCTTGATGCTAACTAGTGCCCTTGCCGTTAATCAGACCGATGCCAGTTTATTGCGCCTCAAGGCTATCGTTGATGTTGTGCAAAAGGAGCTTGGATTAGCTCCTAATCTCGATGTTGGTCTTGCCGCAATAAGCTATGCGCTGGCTTTGCCGCCTGGGTCTGGCTCGACAATATTTGCAGTGAGCCGGACAGCAGGCTGGATCGCTCATGCTATGGAGCAGCGTCTCTATGGTGGTGTGATTCGCCCAAGAGCCCGGTATATTGGCAAGGTTGCACAGAATTAA
- the miaB gene encoding tRNA (N6-isopentenyl adenosine(37)-C2)-methylthiotransferase MiaB, translating into MNKSDSEHMLGLLDEIGYEPTDEIKLANLMILNTCAIREGAEDKVYSYLGAWRKVKDKNPGSLIAVGGCVAQDAGEALRERAPYVDLVFGTHNLHRLPELVTRAESGQPVVEIFPELPPEIPETPVIRLNDISAWVSVIYGCDYNCTYCIVPYVRGREKSRSPQSIFEEVRGLAQAGYKEVTLLGQNVTAYGHDLDPAIHLGDLLRSISVKELDSIKRLRFLTGHPRDLNVGIIDAVRDLPQACEYFHIPIQAGDDRTLRRMARGYSVDFYRRKVDEIRSRIPDAAITSDIIVGFPGETEEEFMNSVRLVEEIGFDLCNTAAYSPRQHTPSANWGEQVPQEVKSERLRYLNSVVGDVAEKINKKLLNTKVEILVEGRSNRGMNRLMGRTRSNKVVNFEGPDALTGELVEVEIISANPWALRGALSVDLKLNRECATTV; encoded by the coding sequence ATGAATAAATCTGACTCTGAGCACATGCTCGGTCTCCTGGATGAGATTGGCTACGAGCCCACAGACGAGATCAAGCTCGCTAATTTGATGATCCTCAACACATGCGCTATCCGTGAGGGCGCAGAGGACAAAGTCTATAGCTATCTGGGCGCCTGGCGCAAAGTCAAAGACAAAAACCCGGGATCTCTTATCGCTGTTGGTGGTTGTGTCGCTCAGGATGCTGGCGAAGCCCTACGTGAACGGGCTCCTTACGTGGACTTGGTTTTTGGCACCCATAATTTGCACCGTTTACCGGAGCTGGTCACCCGTGCAGAGAGCGGTCAGCCTGTGGTGGAGATTTTTCCGGAGTTGCCGCCAGAGATACCTGAGACCCCTGTAATCAGATTAAATGACATTAGCGCTTGGGTCTCGGTCATTTATGGCTGTGACTATAACTGTACTTATTGCATCGTGCCTTACGTCAGGGGGCGTGAAAAGAGCAGAAGTCCTCAGTCTATATTTGAGGAAGTGCGCGGACTGGCTCAGGCTGGCTACAAAGAAGTGACTTTGCTTGGTCAAAACGTGACAGCCTATGGTCATGATCTTGATCCTGCCATCCATCTTGGTGATTTGCTGCGTTCAATTAGTGTCAAAGAGCTGGATAGCATCAAGCGTCTGCGCTTTTTGACAGGTCATCCTCGTGACCTCAATGTCGGTATTATCGATGCTGTGCGCGACTTACCTCAGGCTTGTGAGTACTTCCATATACCAATCCAGGCTGGTGATGACCGCACCTTGAGGCGTATGGCTAGAGGCTATAGTGTTGATTTTTATCGTCGCAAAGTCGATGAAATCAGGTCGCGTATACCAGACGCCGCCATCACCAGTGACATCATTGTGGGCTTCCCCGGAGAGACCGAAGAAGAGTTTATGAACTCGGTCAGATTGGTGGAAGAGATAGGCTTTGACCTTTGCAATACTGCCGCCTATTCACCAAGACAGCACACACCATCAGCCAACTGGGGTGAGCAAGTGCCGCAAGAAGTGAAGAGCGAAAGGCTGCGCTATTTAAACTCAGTCGTTGGTGATGTGGCCGAAAAAATCAACAAAAAGCTGCTCAATACTAAAGTCGAGATACTCGTGGAAGGACGCTCTAATCGCGGCATGAACCGCCTTATGGGACGCACTCGCTCTAATAAAGTAGTTAATTTTGAAGGACCTGATGCACTAACAGGTGAGCTGGTTGAAGTTGAAATTATCAGCGCTAATCCCTGGGCTCTGCGTGGTGCCCTCTCAGTGGACCTCAAGCTAAACCGCGAGTGTGCGACAACGGTCTAG
- a CDS encoding 6-phosphofructokinase, whose translation MRIGILTGGGDCPGLNAVLRAVVRRSVKEYGSEVVGFLEGFRGVMNNMVMPLTMNSTGGLIHRGGTILRTSRTNPFASEDGPQRIKDNMERNRLDALIVVGGEDTCGVANRLYQEHKLNLVCVPKTIDNDLNATDVTFGFDTAVNIVAEALDRLHTTAESHNRVLVCEVMGRNAGWIACYGGIAGGADFILVPEKPINLTEVISAIKQRHARGRDFSIVVVAEGARFDDETKNPVKEEDANGRVKLGGIGGILAKHIESETGFETRATTLGHIQRGGSPTAFDRVLATRYGVMAADLVHQKKFGQMVALHGNTLTDVPIQDAVNSLKRLDMDIYKVAEVFFG comes from the coding sequence ATGCGCATCGGTATCCTGACTGGCGGCGGCGATTGCCCCGGACTCAATGCAGTGCTTCGCGCTGTGGTGAGACGTTCGGTCAAAGAGTACGGCTCCGAAGTCGTGGGCTTTTTAGAAGGGTTTCGCGGTGTCATGAATAACATGGTCATGCCTTTGACCATGAATTCTACGGGTGGATTGATTCACCGTGGCGGCACAATTTTGCGTACATCTCGCACTAATCCTTTTGCTTCCGAAGACGGTCCCCAGCGTATCAAGGACAACATGGAGCGCAACCGGCTTGATGCCTTGATTGTGGTCGGTGGTGAAGATACTTGTGGCGTCGCTAATAGGTTATATCAGGAGCATAAGCTCAATCTGGTTTGTGTGCCAAAGACAATCGACAATGATTTAAATGCCACTGATGTCACATTTGGCTTTGATACTGCTGTCAATATTGTGGCCGAAGCTCTAGATCGTTTGCACACCACCGCCGAGTCTCATAACCGCGTGCTGGTCTGCGAAGTGATGGGTCGCAATGCCGGTTGGATCGCTTGCTATGGTGGTATAGCTGGTGGTGCCGATTTTATTTTGGTACCAGAGAAGCCCATCAATCTTACCGAAGTAATTTCGGCTATCAAGCAAAGACATGCCAGAGGGCGGGATTTTTCGATTGTCGTCGTGGCCGAAGGTGCGCGCTTTGATGATGAGACTAAAAATCCAGTTAAAGAAGAAGACGCCAATGGACGCGTTAAGCTCGGTGGTATTGGTGGCATCCTCGCTAAACATATCGAGAGCGAAACCGGCTTTGAAACACGTGCCACCACTCTAGGTCATATCCAGCGCGGCGGCTCGCCTACTGCTTTTGATCGTGTCCTTGCCACTAGATATGGTGTTATGGCCGCGGATCTTGTCCATCAAAAGAAGTTTGGACAGATGGTGGCATTACACGGCAATACTCTCACAGATGTGCCGATACAGGACGCTGTAAATAGCCTCAAACGTCTCGATATGGATATCTACAAAGTGGCTGAGGTTTTCTTTGGCTAG
- a CDS encoding succinate--CoA ligase subunit beta, with protein sequence MNLFEYEAKRIFEAGGIPVPPSARVTKPEELAKVHFGYPLVLKCQVLTGGRGKAGGIQFAHDLTEGKKWVKDLMALEIKGSKTESLLVEPKMPIAREMYLAVTLDRERGCPIFIAAAEGGIEIETNPHVLTEPIPTPYHPYVGRALAAKLGLTGVVMTRFADIANKLYKLFESKDLDLAEINPLVITTGDDVVALDGKIIVNDDSIARQPQFKGWMEPHLCDLSSRERRAKMADLNLVELDGNIGILCNGAGLTMATMDMVKAFGGQPGNFLDAGGGSDQKKTLAALELVNENPNVEVILLNILGGITACDEVAGALVEFMKKHPERQMVVRLRGNNQDKAETMLAASGLKLYPALEEAVKEPVARSKAAGKKPALAAKA encoded by the coding sequence TTGAATCTCTTTGAATACGAAGCCAAGCGAATCTTTGAGGCTGGCGGCATCCCGGTGCCCCCAAGCGCACGCGTAACAAAACCAGAAGAACTTGCCAAGGTGCATTTTGGCTATCCCCTCGTCCTCAAATGTCAGGTGCTGACAGGCGGCAGAGGCAAAGCTGGTGGTATCCAGTTTGCTCACGACCTGACCGAAGGCAAAAAATGGGTCAAAGACCTGATGGCCCTCGAAATCAAAGGCTCCAAGACTGAGAGCTTGCTCGTCGAGCCCAAGATGCCCATCGCCCGCGAAATGTATCTTGCTGTCACTCTCGATAGAGAGCGCGGTTGCCCAATTTTTATCGCTGCTGCTGAAGGTGGCATCGAAATCGAAACCAACCCCCACGTACTAACAGAGCCAATCCCCACTCCTTATCATCCTTATGTTGGTCGCGCCCTAGCTGCCAAACTGGGTCTGACCGGTGTGGTTATGACACGCTTTGCCGATATCGCTAACAAGCTCTACAAACTATTTGAATCAAAAGATCTTGACCTCGCCGAAATCAACCCACTGGTTATCACCACTGGTGATGATGTTGTGGCTCTTGATGGCAAAATCATCGTCAACGATGACTCAATTGCCCGTCAGCCTCAATTTAAAGGCTGGATGGAGCCCCACCTCTGCGACTTGAGCAGCCGTGAGCGTCGCGCCAAAATGGCAGATCTCAACCTGGTTGAGCTAGACGGTAATATCGGTATCCTCTGCAATGGAGCCGGTTTGACAATGGCCACGATGGACATGGTTAAGGCTTTTGGCGGACAGCCCGGTAACTTCCTTGATGCTGGTGGCGGATCTGACCAGAAGAAAACACTGGCAGCTCTCGAACTCGTCAACGAAAATCCCAATGTAGAAGTAATCCTGCTCAACATCCTCGGTGGTATCACCGCCTGTGATGAAGTAGCCGGTGCTCTTGTTGAATTTATGAAAAAACATCCTGAGCGCCAGATGGTGGTCAGACTGCGCGGTAACAACCAGGACAAAGCCGAAACAATGCTGGCAGCCAGCGGACTCAAGCTTTATCCAGCCCTGGAAGAAGCGGTCAAAGAACCCGTTGCCAGAAGCAAAGCAGCCGGCAAAAAACCAGCATTAGCCGCCAAAGCCTAG
- a CDS encoding NAD(P)-binding protein, with the protein MKTVGIVGSGIAGLGCAYLLRNDYAVTIFDGNGYAGGHTNTIDVKSASGADVAFDTGFMVFNHQTYPLLTALFAELGVITKKTDMSFSVQDLSSGIQWNGAGLDKIFAQRKNLVNLRFLSMLRELDWFNKNAYSHLAQPDNVGLTVRDYIKKYKLSADFLNLYMVPMGSSVWSTETRAMLDFPAASLIRFFYNHGFLGLDTHYQWYTVDGGARQYVREILSKLGPHGRTCLNEPVLAVSELGSGASITTASGTERFDLVIMAAHADQSLSMVKNPTPQQKRLLSPFKYQDNAITVHKDSSIMPSVRKAWASWNYRTDPSGVATTHYWMNNLQGLKGEEQYFVSLNSAHLIQPELVLRTMSYTHPLFDLATMQAQPELPVLNKEPGNIKFCGSYFAYGFHEDAYRSAHDLCQMLLTGDAMSSERVVTSGVDHV; encoded by the coding sequence ATGAAGACCGTAGGCATTGTAGGAAGTGGTATAGCTGGTCTCGGCTGTGCTTACTTACTGCGCAATGACTACGCTGTCACTATATTTGATGGCAATGGCTATGCTGGTGGCCATACCAATACCATTGATGTAAAGTCGGCTTCTGGCGCTGATGTCGCCTTTGACACAGGCTTTATGGTCTTTAATCATCAGACTTATCCGCTTTTGACTGCTCTCTTTGCAGAGCTTGGCGTGATCACCAAAAAGACCGATATGTCCTTTAGTGTGCAGGACCTCTCCTCTGGTATTCAGTGGAATGGAGCGGGTCTCGATAAGATATTTGCTCAGCGCAAAAATCTTGTCAATTTGCGCTTTTTATCAATGCTAAGAGAACTTGACTGGTTTAATAAAAATGCCTACAGTCATCTGGCTCAGCCAGATAATGTAGGTTTGACAGTGCGCGACTACATCAAAAAGTATAAGCTTTCTGCGGATTTTCTCAACTTGTACATGGTGCCTATGGGCTCCAGTGTCTGGTCCACAGAGACCAGAGCCATGCTGGACTTTCCCGCTGCCTCTCTGATTCGCTTCTTTTATAATCACGGTTTTTTGGGGCTCGATACTCACTATCAGTGGTACACCGTGGATGGTGGCGCCAGGCAGTATGTGCGTGAGATTTTGTCCAAACTCGGTCCTCATGGCCGGACCTGTTTAAATGAGCCAGTCTTGGCCGTATCAGAGCTTGGTAGTGGTGCCAGCATCACTACTGCTAGTGGCACTGAGCGCTTTGACCTGGTAATTATGGCTGCCCACGCCGATCAATCTTTGTCTATGGTAAAAAACCCTACCCCCCAGCAAAAGCGTTTACTTAGTCCATTTAAGTATCAGGATAACGCTATTACTGTCCACAAAGATAGCTCAATCATGCCCTCAGTGCGCAAAGCCTGGGCGAGCTGGAATTATCGTACAGACCCCAGTGGTGTAGCTACTACTCATTATTGGATGAATAATTTGCAGGGACTGAAGGGTGAGGAGCAATATTTTGTCTCTCTCAACTCTGCTCATCTGATCCAGCCTGAGCTGGTGCTGCGCACGATGAGCTATACGCATCCGTTGTTTGATCTAGCTACAATGCAGGCACAACCTGAGCTGCCAGTGCTCAATAAAGAGCCTGGCAATATCAAATTTTGCGGCAGTTATTTTGCCTATGGCTTTCATGAAGACGCCTACCGCTCTGCTCATGATCTCTGTCAAATGCTACTTACCGGGGATGCCATGTCATCAGAGCGAGTGGTGACTTCTGGAGTTGACCATGTCTGA